In Pseudomonas sp. GCEP-101, one DNA window encodes the following:
- a CDS encoding sigma-70 family RNA polymerase sigma factor, which produces MHSLDDHSLRELLPRLRRFALSLTRSASSADDLVQATLEKALSAWTGRRDDGDLRAWLFSILYRHFIDGQRRAKRYARLLSLFGADSEVSASPEDIVSARSTLEAFERLPAEQRALLTLVSVEGLSYREVAEALAIPMGTVMSRLSRARTALRALSEGQAATPSLRVLK; this is translated from the coding sequence ATGCATTCACTGGACGACCATTCACTGCGCGAACTGCTGCCCCGGCTGCGGCGCTTCGCGCTGTCGCTGACCCGCAGCGCGAGCAGCGCCGACGACCTGGTCCAGGCCACCCTGGAAAAAGCGCTGTCAGCCTGGACCGGCCGCCGCGACGACGGCGACCTGCGCGCCTGGCTGTTCTCGATCCTCTACCGGCACTTCATCGACGGGCAGCGCCGGGCAAAACGCTATGCGCGCCTGCTCAGCCTGTTCGGCGCCGACAGCGAGGTGAGTGCGTCGCCGGAAGACATCGTCAGCGCACGCTCGACGCTGGAGGCCTTCGAGCGCCTGCCCGCCGAGCAACGCGCGCTGCTGACGCTGGTCAGCGTCGAGGGCCTGAGCTACCGCGAGGTGGCTGAGGCGCTGGCTATTCCCATGGGCACCGTCATGTCCCGCCTGTCGCGCGCCCGCACGGCGCTGCGCGCGCTGAGCGAAGGACAGGCGGCGACTCCTTCTTTGCGGGTACTGAAATGA